From the Solanum stenotomum isolate F172 chromosome 4, ASM1918654v1, whole genome shotgun sequence genome, one window contains:
- the LOC125862984 gene encoding heavy metal-associated isoprenylated plant protein 47-like produces MMQKIVIRVHHNCKKCQSKALMIAAMSTGVNSVALEGEKKDKVVIIGEAVDAAGITSLLRKKVGHASLELVDEVK; encoded by the exons ATGATG CAAAAAATTGTCATAAGAGTACATCATAACTGCAAGAAATGTCAATCAAAAGCCTTGATGATTGCTGCTATGTCAACTG GAGTCAACTCGGTGGCACTAGAAGGGGAGAAGAAAGATAAAGTCGTGATAATAGGAGAAGCAGTAGATGCAGCAGGCATTACCAGTTTATTGAGGAAGAAGGTAGGCCACGCCAGCCTGGAGCTTGTCGATGAAGTCAAGTGA
- the LOC125862983 gene encoding uncharacterized protein LOC125862983, producing the protein MAQFGRTTEKPGINWERAFDLYVNAIACDNELLWVQATTKLAKLSKHAPEDLLARTIPVLVELLRRIPSTDLSPSIQEAAAHCLKCVACRGEGRLAVLIGESGAIPSLLSLLLHADGSLRRVLLKCLRNSVTFAGHNREIVVRHGGLEIILNLLNTCSDDLKRYLLEILSALALLREVRRTILISRGVCFLVEAARRGSMVSRCRAAQAIGLLGLVKRARRTLVDSGTFSVLLELLQVGDTSTKVVAANALGVISSHVDYIRPLANAGAIPLYADLLQGTDPMGKEIAEDVFCILAVVEENGVAIVEHLVRILRGDSAEAKAAAADVLWDLAGYKHLPSVVRNSGAIPILVQLLEDQNIDVREKVSGAITQLSYNEADRAALANSGAIPRLVDMLQDESEEMRDNAAEALVNFSEDPSLGDRISDVLNSPSFQNMQERPTQIHASDAYLAASLRYMNTEQLTMDPAALI; encoded by the coding sequence ATGGCCCAGTTTGGTAGAACAACTGAAAAACCTGGCATAAATTGGGAACGAGCATTTGATCTTTATGTAAATGCAATTGCATGTGACAATGAGCTTTTATGGGTCCAAGCTACAACTAAGCTAGCCAAACTGTCGAAACACGCGCCTGAGGATCTCTTAGCACGCACGATCCCTGTCCTTGTAGAGCTTCTTAGAAGGATCCCTTCCACTGATCTGAGTCCTTCAATTCAGGAAGCTGCTGCTCACTGCTTGAAATGTGTTGCTTGTCGAGGGGAAGGAAGATTGGCTGTACTTATTGGTGAATCAGGTGCCATCCCTTCTCTTTTGAGTTTATTATTGCATGCTGATGGGAGTTTGCGAAGGGTTTTATTGAAATGCCTTAGAAATAGTGTCACGTTTGCTGGTCATAACCGTGAGATTGTAGTTAGACATGGTGGGCTGGAAATCATTCTCAATTTGTTGAATACCTGCTCGGATGATCTAAAGCGATACTTGCTAGAAATTCTCAGTGCATTGGCTCTTCTGAGAGAAGTTAGGAGGACCATTTTGATTTCCAGGGgtgtttgttttcttgttgaAGCTGCTAGACGTGGCAGCATGGTATCTAGATGTAGAGCTGCTCAGGCAATTGGGTTGCTTGGATTGGTCAAGAGAGCAAGGCGCACGCTTGTTGACTCGGGCACATTTTCAGTGCTTCTAGAACTACTTCAGGTTGGGGATACTTCAACTAAAGTCGTAGCTGCTAATGCACTTGGTGTGATCTCATCTCATGTTGATTACATTAGACCCCTTGCTAATGCTGGAGCGATTCCTCTTTACGCTGACCTTCTGCAAGGAACTGATCCCATGGGTAAGGAGATTGCAGAGGATGTCTTTTGCATTCTAGCAGTGGTAGAAGAGAATGGTGTAGCAATTGTTGAACATTTGGTTAGAATCCTAAGAGGAGATAGTGCCGAAGCTAAAGCTGCGGCTGCTGATGTATTGTGGGATCTCGCAGGTTACAAGCATTTGCCATCAGTTGTGCGAAATTCAGGTGCAATTCCTATTCTAGTTCAGCTGTTGGAAGACCAAAACATTGATGTCAGGGAAAAGGTTTCTGGAGCTATCACCCAGTTGAGTTACAATGAAGCAGATAGAGCTGCTCTTGCAAATTCTGGAGCTATTCCGCGATTAGTAGATATGTTACAGGATGAGTCGGAGGAAATGAGAGATAATGCTGCAGAAGCTCTGGTCAATTTCTCAGAGGATCCATCACTAGGTGATAGAATATCAGATGTGTTAAATAGTCCTTCGTTCCAAAATATGCAAGAAAGACCGACGCAAATTCATGCTTCAGATGCTTATTTGGCTGCATCTCTTAGATATATGAATACTGAGCAATTAACTATGGACCCTGCTGCTCTTATCTGA
- the LOC125862990 gene encoding transcription termination factor MTERF9, chloroplastic, giving the protein MAAAAISIICNFPLHSHTSILLNISFPPSVRSRKSCFFRFSRICVVSSHTNPKILKPKQRSRYGQPLSPYDSDSDEDDDDDSFEDEEDDDISTSDDESLDVRVSAQDRQHLKFQNATNIRRDSHHHSEGGSNAKLGHRRQTPEITQDYREKEARGSLAKDRFSHLAEELDLDERWYPLLDYLSTFGFKDSHFIQMYERHMPSLQINKSSAQERLEFLLSVGVKHKDIRKIILRQPQLLEYTVENNLKSHVTFLTSLGIPDSRIGQIITATPSLFSYSVENSLKPTVTYLLEEVGIEKNDLAKVVQLSPQILVQRINTSWTSRFNFLTRELNAPRDSIVKMVRKHPQLLHYSIEDGLLPRINFFRSIGMRNSEIVKVLTSITQVFSLSLEGNLKPKYRYLVNELGNEVRSLTKYPMYLSLSLDQRIRPRHMFLVSLKRAPKGPFPLSSLVPTDESFCQQWARTSVDKYLDFRQRLLLKELARKYERR; this is encoded by the exons ATGGCAGCAGCAGCTATTTCTATTATCTGCAACTTCCCACTCCATTCTCACACTTCCATTTTACTCAATATCAGTTTTCCCCCTTCTGTCCGTAGCCGGAAGAGCTGCTTCTTCAGGTTTAGTAGAATTTGCGTTGTTTCTTCTCATACCAATCCGAAGATTCTCAAGCCTAAGCAAAGGTCTAGGTATGGCCAGCCGTTATCTCCTTATGACTCTGACTCcgatgaagatgatgatgatgatagttttgaagatgaagaagacgACGACATTTCAACTTCTGAT GATGAATCACTAGATGTGAGAGTTTCTGCCCAGGATCGGCAACACCTGAAGTTTCAGAATGCAACAAACATCAGACGAG ACAGTCATCACCATTCAGAAGGAGGATCGAATGCAAAGTTGGGACACCGGCGGCAAACTCCTGAGATAACCCAAG ATTACAGAGAAAAG GAGGCAAGAGGAAGCTTAGCTAAGGACAGATTTAGTCATCTTGCAGAGGAACTGGATCTCGATGAGAGATGGTATCCACTTCTTGATTACCTAAGTACCTTTGGATTTAAGGACTCTCACTTCATCCAGATGTATGAAAGGCACATGCCTTCCCTTCAAATAAATAAGAGTTCTGCACAGGAAAGGTTGGAGTTCTTGTTGAGTGTCGGTGTCAAACATAAAGACATCAGGAAGATAATATTGAGGCAGCCTCAACTTCTCGAGTATACTGTGGAAAACAATCTGAAATCCCATGTCACATTTTTAACTAGTTTGGGTATCCCAGACTCAAGAATAGGACAGATAATTACTGCAACTCCGTCTCTTTTTTCCTATAGTGTGGAAAATTCATTAAAACCCACAGTGACTTACTTGCTCGAGGAGGTTGGTATTGAGAAGAATGACCTGGCCAAAGTTGTGCAGTTAAGCCCTCAAATTCTGGTGCAGCGGATTAACACTTCATGGACATCCCGCTTCAATTTTCTCACCAGAGAATTGAATGCACCCAGAGATAGTATTGTCAAAATGGTTAGGAAGCATCCTCAATTACTTCACTACAGCATAGAGGATGGATTGCTTCCCCGGATTAACTTTTTTAGGAGCATCGGAATGCGCAATTCTGAGATAGTGAAAGTGCTAACTAGCATTACACAG GTCTTCTCTCTATCACTTGAGGGGAATCTGAAACCTAAGTACAGATACTTGGTTAATGAACTTGGCAATGAAGTGCGATCATTAACTAAATATCCTATGTACCTAAGCTTGTCGCTGGATCAGAGAATTAGGCCTCGCCATATGTTTTTGGTTTCTCTAAAGAGGGCTCCCAAGGGACCATTTCCATTAAGTTCACTGGTCCCAACTGATGAATCTTTTTGTCAGCAGTGGGCAAGGACTAGCGTGGACAAATATCTTGATTTTCGGCAGAGATTGCTTCTAAAGGAACTTGCCAGAAAATATGAAAGACGATAA
- the LOC125862552 gene encoding uncharacterized protein LOC125862552: MATPLAPFHGFNSPAIPLNKQPQFPLLMKRNRQFSNSINAASTDIITADPTQVEITWQIVAGSLAGVTPFVVAGVEFSKRIVKQRKCEVCGGSGLVLKNKFYKRCPNCGGFLPWQSWRRFFTG; this comes from the exons ATGGCTACTCCATTGGCGCCTTTTCATGGATTCAATTCACCAGCAATTCCATTAAACAAGCAACCTCAGTTTCCTCTTCTTATGAAACGAAATAGGCAATTTAGCAACTCAATCAACGCCGCCTCCACAGATATTATTACTGCAGACCCAACTCAGGTGGAAATCACTTGGCAAATTGTTGCTGGCTCTTTGG CGGGTGTGACACCATTTGTGGTAGCAGGAGTGGAGTTTAGCAAGAGAATT GTAAAACAGAGGAAATGTGAAGTTTGTGGGGGTTCAGGACTTGTTCTTAAGAACAAATTTTACAAGAGATGTCCTAATTGTG GGGGATTTCTTCCTTGGCAGTCTTGGAGAAGATTCTTCACTGGTTAA
- the LOC125861604 gene encoding uncharacterized protein LOC125861604 produces MHAMWMLVTETIKCGSKLSTDVLPQRERTHCYHKTNAPIEKPEFSTISQHKEPLWRWFCELEIGHPSRNIIEKIFLASTTNPSKQRRTIKKVLRVNNTIDMLENFEKYRETVKKRSFGQYKNHPRSAVDGNELLQFHVTTMNCCYKHMEINPDELCKDPRCCVCRLIQSSFKTLYNSKNGIQLNTNSDVPCEHANRVSKGKNVKRAVIVCRTIAGRVVNKDDVKLDKEYDSIASGLHSRSQYLIVKDSNAVLPCFIIVLD; encoded by the exons ATGCATGCTATGTGGATGTTAGTGACAGAAACTATCAAATGTGGTAGTAAGCTGAGTACAGATGTTTTGCCACAGAGAGAGAGGACACATTGTTATCATAAGACCAATGCTCCCATAGAAAAACCAGAATTCAGCACCATTTCTCAACACAAGGAACCTCTATGGAGATGGTTTTGTG AACTGGAAATTGGACATCCATCTAGGAATATTATCGAGAAGATTTTTCTAGCATCCACAACAAATCCATCAAAGCAACGTCGAACAATAAAGAAAGTTCTAAGGGTGAACAACACCATTGATATGttggaaaattttgaaaaatacagAGAAACTGTGAAGAAAAGGTCATTTGGACAGTACAAAAACCATCCAAGAAGCGCAGTTGATGGAAATGAATTGTTGCAATTTCATGTCACGACAATGAATTGTTGTTATAAACATATGGAAATCAATCCTGATGAACTCTGTAAAGATCCAAGATGTTGTGTTTGCAGGCTAATTCAATCCAGCTTCAAAACTTTGTACAACTCGAAAAATGGAATTCAATTAAACACAAACAGTGATGTCCCGTGTGAGCACGCGAATCGCGTCTCTAAGGGAAAGAATGTGAAGAGAGCTGTGATAGTTTGCAGGACAATTGCTGGTAGAGTAGTGAACAAGGATGATGTAAAACTTGATAAAGAGTATGATTCAATTGCAAGTGGACTTCATTCAAGGTCACAATACTTGATTGTAAAGGACTCAAATGCTGTACTCCCTTGCTTCATCATTGTTTTAGACTGA
- the LOC125862541 gene encoding probable WRKY transcription factor 20, which translates to MEDSQSHSHSHPHQYNHSSPLPSINESSEQVKFASSDAAFSPTVGSNTGAKYKLMSPAKLPISRSSACITIPPGLSPSSFLESPVLLSNIKAEPSPTTGSFSKFQLMQGSSGSAAFSFMRSCSSGNAYGETTGEFEFKFAIASSSTSGSLAKEAAVISAGFNQQQSEPLIQVQDRSLSQSLAPSALVDSEMPDSKELSLPAPVSLEASSISTSAAATDNEEINQRGQSNPSSQVSHADNKDVSSVTAERSSEDGYNWRKYGQKLVKGSEFPRSYYKCTYPNCEVKKIFERSPDGQITEIVYKGSHDHPKPQPSRRFTPGALTSIQEDRGERDACLTGQEDKFNTNAQTSNTEPSGTPLSPRQAGGDGLEGTVSQLHSANDQVDEDDPFAKRRKMDGGMDITPIVKPIREPRVVVQTVSEVDILDDGYRWRKYGQKVVRGNPNPRSYYKCTNAGCPVRKHVERASHDPKAVITTYEGKHNHDVPAARTNNHEMAGSASVTGGSRVRTEENGSVSLNLGVGIGYDMENRRNGQLHTLPAETVHSQVQVSSSSMMVVQPATVAACYNIVNGGMSRFGTIENRVQGTGFETLPLQSSAQCPQNYGRILLGP; encoded by the exons ATGGAAGATTCTCAGTCTCACTCCCACTCTCACCCTCACCAATACAACCACTCATCTCCACTCCCTTCCATCAATGAATCTTCTGAGCAAGTCAAATTTGCAAGCTCCGATGCTGCCTTCTCCCCCACCGTTGGATCCAACACCGGTGCTAAATACAAGCTCATGTCACCTGCTAAGCTCCCGATCTCTCGCTCCTCCGCATGTATCACCATCCCTCCTGGTCTCAGTCCTTCATCCTTTCTCGAATCTCCCGTTCTTCTTTCTAACATCAAA GCTGAGCCGTCTCCGACCACAGGTTCCTTCTCCAAATTTCAACTAATGCAAGGCTCTAGTGGGAGTGCTGCTTTTTCATTTATGAGAAGCTGTTCCAGTGGAAATGCATATGGTGAAACGACCGGCGAATTTGAGTTTAAATTTGCTATTGCATCTAGTTCTACATCAGGATCACTGGCGAAGGAAGCTGCAGTG ATTTCTGCAGGTTTCAACCAACAGCAAAGTGAACCTCtgattcaagttcaagatcgaTCTCTTTCTCAATCATTAGCACCTTCAGCTCTTGTTGACAGCGAGATGCCTGATTCAAAAGAGCTGAGTCTACCTGCACCTGTTAGTTTAGAAGCCTCGTCAATTAGTACTTCTGCTGCTGCAACTGATAATGAGGAAATAAATCAGAGGGGTCAATCAAATCCAAGCTCGCAAGTGTCACATGCTGATAATAAAGATGTATCATCGGTAACAGCTGAGAGATCATCAGAAGATGGGTATAACTGGAGAAAGTATGGCCAGAAACTTGTTAAAGGAAGTGAATTCCCAAGGAGCTACTACAAATGTACATACCCAAACTGTGAAGTTAAAAAGATATTTGAGCGCTCTCCTGATGGACAAATAACAGAGATAGTGTATAAAGGTTCCCATGATCATCCTAAACCCCAGCCCAGCCGTAGGTTTACTCCTGGTGCGCTTACTTCCATCCAAGAAGACAGAGGTGAGAGAGATGCATGCCTAACTGGTCAAGAAG ACAAATTCAACACTAATGCCCAGACTAGTAACACTGAGCCCAGCGGTACTCCACTATCACCTCGACAAGCTGGTGGTGATGGTCTTGAAGGTACAGTGTCTCAGTTGCATAGTGCTAATGATCAGGTGGACGAGGATGATCCATTTGCAAAAAGAAG GAAAATGGATGGTGGCATGGATATTACACCAATTGTTAAGCCTATCCGTGAACCACGCGTTGTTGTTCAAACTGTGAGTGAAGTTGATATATTGGATGACGGATACAGGTGGCGGAAATACGGTCAAAAGGTGGTCCGTGGTAATCCTAATCCCAG GAGTTATTACAAGTGCACCAATGCTGGATGCCCTGTCAGGAAACATGTGGAGAGGGCATCCCATGATCCCAAAGCTGTAATTACTACATATGAGGGGAAACACAATCACGATGTACCAGCAGCCAGGACTAATAACCATGAAATGGCAGGATCAGCATCTGTAACTGGGGGTTCAAGGGTCAGGACGGAAGAGAATGGGTCAGTTAGCTTGAATCTAGGTGTTGGTATAGGTTATGATATGGAGAATAGGCGCAATGGACAACTGCACACACTGCCTGCAGAAACTGTACATAGCCAAGTTCAGGTTTCAAGTTCTAGTATGATGGTAGTACAGCCAGCTACAGTTGCGGCATGCTACAACATTGTAAATGGTGGCATGAGCCGGTTTGGAACTATAGAAAATCGTGTTCAGGGCACTGGCTTTGAGACTCTGCCCTTGCAATCATCTGCTCAATGTCCTCAAAACTATGGAAGGATACTATTGGGGCCGTGA